In Fibrobacter sp. UWEL, one genomic interval encodes:
- the xseB gene encoding exodeoxyribonuclease VII small subunit, producing MSNENFEYKNAMERLEGILSRIDNSEMGIDELAGQVQEATELLRKCRQILLKTEQNVQEALANLDSEVDG from the coding sequence ATGAGTAACGAAAACTTCGAATATAAAAACGCCATGGAGCGTCTAGAAGGCATTTTGAGCCGAATTGACAATTCCGAGATGGGAATCGACGAATTGGCTGGCCAGGTTCAGGAAGCCACGGAGCTTTTGCGTAAGTGCCGTCAGATTCTCTTGAAGACGGAACAGAATGTACAGGAAGCATTGGCGAACCTGGATAGCGAAGTCGATGGATAA
- a CDS encoding ABC transporter ATP-binding protein has protein sequence MDNPALEVNGLTVKFPIRGGVFGKVQKYFTAVDNVSFTLPQGKILSIVGESGCGKSTLVKSLVGLVPIASGDFKLFGKTVKKNEIPNVMQMIFQDPFSSLNPRQTVVEILTAPLVARGVSFENAKKKAQELLARVSIPEGALDKFPHEFSGGQRQRLCIARSLMVDPKVLLCDEVTSALDVSVQAQILHLLDDLRNDLGLSIVFISHDMQVVRALSDEVLVMYFGHIVERGNADDVLTNPQHEYTQKLLASVPTIRRR, from the coding sequence ATGGATAATCCCGCTCTTGAAGTTAATGGTCTGACGGTGAAGTTCCCCATCCGCGGGGGCGTTTTTGGCAAGGTCCAGAAATACTTTACCGCTGTGGACAATGTAAGCTTTACTCTTCCCCAGGGAAAAATTCTCAGTATCGTGGGCGAATCCGGATGCGGAAAGTCTACTCTGGTCAAGTCCCTAGTGGGCCTAGTCCCCATTGCTTCCGGCGATTTTAAACTGTTTGGAAAGACGGTCAAGAAGAACGAAATTCCAAACGTGATGCAGATGATTTTTCAGGATCCCTTCAGTAGCCTGAATCCGCGGCAGACTGTAGTGGAAATCCTGACGGCGCCCCTGGTGGCCCGAGGCGTAAGCTTTGAGAATGCGAAGAAGAAGGCTCAGGAGCTGCTTGCCCGCGTGTCCATTCCCGAAGGAGCATTGGACAAGTTCCCTCACGAATTTTCCGGCGGTCAGCGTCAGCGCCTTTGCATTGCGCGTAGCCTGATGGTAGATCCTAAGGTGCTTCTTTGCGATGAAGTGACCAGCGCCCTGGACGTTTCCGTGCAGGCCCAGATTTTGCACCTGCTGGACGACCTGCGTAACGACTTGGGACTTTCCATCGTGTTCATTAGCCACGACATGCAGGTGGTACGAGCCCTCAGTGACGAAGTGCTGGTGATGTACTTTGGCCACATCGTGGAACGTGGCAATGCGGATGATGTGCTGACCAATCCCCAGCACGAGTACACACAGAAATTGTTGGCCAGCGTGCCCACCATAAGACGTCGCTAG
- a CDS encoding class I SAM-dependent RNA methyltransferase, translated as MSEYKKHFKGPRGDNRKFFGKPREDKKPEIYELRIEKMVQGGEGMARLEDGRVCFVSGALPGELCKVKLTFKKKDFTKGKAIQILEASQDRVEPKCPLYGRCGGCSLQHLSSAKQVEVMEQVERENFRRLAHAELPADFKIHCGSPWGYRNRARVVCRPGISAEGKTVRFGFREQESNDIVGFESCPVLTQGLNEFLKGEGKQIFSAKQEERSIPRELDINIFDNGAGQISYYYRGMHSSEFAQRAISNVEVGGRKIQADASVFFQSNLGLLPELVDAVRNAVDEGLKSGQASNEWLIDLFSGVGFFAAILQDKFKKITTVEREEGCLRHAKVNLSVTGEAAGGKPAGSVENVSAPAEDWLLDHVVDVPATLIVDPPRTGLPKDALEAIVGSSVNRLIYVSCDPVTLARDYAKFATAGFTLKHAEGFAFYPQTPHLEMMFVLARD; from the coding sequence ATGTCCGAATACAAGAAGCATTTTAAGGGACCCCGAGGCGATAACCGCAAGTTTTTTGGAAAACCTCGTGAAGATAAAAAGCCCGAGATTTACGAACTGCGCATTGAAAAGATGGTGCAGGGCGGTGAAGGTATGGCTCGTCTTGAAGATGGCCGTGTCTGCTTTGTAAGCGGGGCGCTTCCCGGTGAACTTTGCAAGGTCAAGCTGACCTTCAAGAAAAAAGACTTTACCAAGGGTAAGGCTATCCAGATTCTGGAGGCAAGCCAGGATCGTGTGGAACCCAAGTGTCCTCTGTATGGGCGTTGCGGTGGCTGCAGCCTGCAGCATTTATCCAGCGCAAAGCAGGTGGAAGTCATGGAGCAGGTGGAACGTGAAAATTTCCGTCGCCTGGCCCATGCTGAACTTCCCGCGGATTTCAAGATCCATTGCGGTTCTCCCTGGGGGTATCGCAACCGCGCCCGCGTGGTGTGCCGTCCGGGAATTTCCGCCGAGGGAAAGACGGTCCGATTTGGCTTTCGCGAGCAGGAATCCAATGACATCGTTGGCTTTGAGAGCTGCCCCGTCCTGACACAAGGCCTGAATGAGTTCCTGAAGGGAGAGGGTAAACAGATTTTTTCCGCCAAGCAGGAAGAACGCAGTATCCCGCGGGAACTGGACATCAATATCTTTGATAATGGCGCAGGCCAGATTTCCTATTACTACAGGGGAATGCATTCCTCTGAATTTGCCCAGAGGGCTATTAGCAACGTTGAGGTGGGTGGACGCAAGATCCAGGCGGATGCTTCCGTATTCTTCCAGAGTAACTTGGGGCTGTTGCCAGAACTTGTGGATGCTGTCCGCAATGCGGTGGACGAAGGTCTTAAATCCGGCCAGGCCAGCAATGAATGGCTTATTGACCTGTTTAGCGGTGTAGGGTTCTTTGCTGCAATTCTGCAGGATAAGTTCAAGAAGATTACTACCGTAGAACGTGAAGAGGGCTGCCTTAGACATGCTAAGGTGAATTTGTCTGTGACGGGTGAGGCTGCCGGCGGCAAACCCGCGGGAAGCGTGGAGAACGTTTCCGCCCCTGCAGAAGACTGGCTGCTGGACCATGTGGTGGATGTTCCCGCCACCCTTATTGTGGACCCGCCCCGCACTGGCCTCCCGAAGGATGCGCTTGAGGCGATTGTGGGTAGCTCCGTCAACCGCCTGATTTATGTGTCCTGCGATCCCGTGACGTTGGCCCGCGATTATGCCAAGTTTGCAACCGCAGGCTTTACCTTGAAACACGCGGAAGGTTTCGCCTTCTATCCCCAGACGCCCCATCTGGAAATGATGTTCGTTCTGGCGAGGGACTAG
- a CDS encoding PD40 domain-containing protein, whose translation MKKRKFLISAVTTALMALSAVSTAGAVGFYGNQSDIHWKTAGTDHFQFHYPADYTDHASKASAYAEAVYDSVVSRYQKGVTSRINVTLNNALYSNGAAIPSENALNLWLTNWDFKVRSSHGWLADVVTHEFSHLVSIESGAKVNPHLYGVQIGYTDYYNERTTTNALTLLPFTMQPLWLAEGTAQYESSRMGFDGWDTHRDMLLRVAALNDSLLSLEYMHDFSDNSLFAELGPYTQGFALVRYIDKHYGEDAVPKIWGNLSKFNRITLDGAVKAVLGISEKELYEAWKKEITEDYQKQKESLGELVEGTKVTANSFWNDYPIIVGQTLYGVSNFGGAWFDGGVFKMPLVDTTAVDSSAADTLAAKQDSTTAKVSVDEAEVEIEGADSTIDISEYAKHGFTLKKAWLDKGIDVLEDSTFGPIIAYVSFQNRDKDGHAHFDIAVSDTNKNQLTVTYLQDAVYPAFNPAGDSMIFVRRENASTRFVLSKIPFNKDLKAGQSEEPVDIYVPDEKQKYYNIYSPKFSPDGKRIAFSYFDDVVRGIAVMDADGKNFKTISNPEFDERDVNWLDNQKIVFSSNRNGIFNLIEKNVDTGVEHPLTNVIGGAFTPVLAGDTLYYTNYDKDGFSLYKLAYSIFVPASADTSITVTPRDSTIQLSDTTWTNCVTGTLDTAVTDSAITDSTPTTNCVPQPIVALRDSVIHISDTVRTIVPKEGTKEIVLTGTVPKRVTKQLQLNDLEFAGIEQDYKPIPNVPLFVPMLVFNENAPDLTVFGEGQLKVKAGLAVVLSDPLKKNTVQMGLLLELGAGIDYINASGLNPEQEKEFFVAWENHSTPIDLGLSYTYANYTSKDTVRYEDVRAHNGDSLGISRYAVPMQAITASAGYSIFKTIDTLQVALGYDWANFNLYEDSFEWTYQKRLSALVALGLYGDSEGEDGTGISGQGDGLFLYYQYSNSDLYRPGTFAESFTVNASGAITPKYRNFNIHELGLNLYGSIQSPWTGARLAAGGKIAGIISWDTDAKQDTLDSYYYHAVFLEGYPYLRSSEDYTLAGTKTAIAEVHYLFPIYDDWRKSAWIFGTRSLYFDLFAQMGAAWNSKWIDTEKFTDHRFWDRSVGFSLRMSNKLFYSVPLDISVTLARGLSRIGENKDLSGGRKLNPIDLPWIPGSVAPTRINFTIGMGFVNSWQ comes from the coding sequence TTGAAAAAACGCAAATTTTTGATTAGCGCTGTTACTACAGCACTGATGGCACTGTCCGCCGTATCTACCGCAGGTGCGGTAGGTTTTTACGGTAACCAAAGCGACATCCACTGGAAAACCGCAGGCACAGACCATTTTCAGTTCCATTACCCCGCCGACTATACGGATCACGCCTCCAAGGCATCCGCCTATGCAGAAGCGGTTTATGACAGTGTTGTTAGCCGCTATCAAAAAGGCGTTACCAGCAGAATCAACGTTACCCTGAACAACGCCCTCTACAGCAATGGTGCAGCCATCCCCAGCGAAAATGCACTGAACCTGTGGCTCACCAACTGGGATTTCAAGGTTCGTAGTTCCCACGGCTGGCTGGCCGATGTGGTCACCCACGAATTCAGCCATTTGGTCAGTATTGAAAGCGGTGCAAAGGTAAATCCCCATCTGTACGGTGTGCAGATTGGATACACGGACTATTACAACGAAAGAACCACCACAAACGCCCTGACTCTGCTACCCTTTACCATGCAGCCCCTTTGGCTTGCAGAAGGTACAGCCCAGTATGAATCCAGCCGTATGGGTTTTGATGGTTGGGATACTCACCGCGATATGCTCCTGCGCGTAGCAGCCCTGAACGACAGCTTGCTCTCCCTGGAGTACATGCACGACTTCTCGGACAATTCCCTCTTCGCGGAATTGGGACCTTATACTCAAGGTTTCGCCCTAGTCCGTTATATTGACAAGCATTACGGCGAAGATGCCGTCCCGAAAATCTGGGGAAACCTCTCCAAGTTCAACCGCATCACTTTGGACGGAGCCGTCAAGGCAGTCCTCGGTATCAGCGAGAAGGAACTGTACGAAGCCTGGAAAAAGGAAATCACGGAAGACTACCAGAAGCAAAAGGAATCTCTAGGCGAACTGGTGGAAGGCACCAAGGTCACCGCCAATTCCTTCTGGAACGACTACCCCATTATTGTAGGCCAGACTCTCTATGGCGTTTCCAACTTTGGTGGAGCCTGGTTTGACGGAGGCGTTTTCAAGATGCCTCTGGTAGACACCACTGCCGTAGACAGTTCCGCAGCAGATACCCTGGCTGCCAAGCAGGATAGTACCACCGCGAAGGTTTCCGTAGACGAGGCAGAAGTTGAAATTGAAGGTGCCGACAGCACCATCGACATTTCCGAATATGCAAAGCACGGATTTACCCTGAAAAAAGCCTGGCTGGACAAGGGCATCGACGTGCTGGAAGATTCCACCTTCGGCCCCATCATCGCCTACGTCAGTTTCCAGAACCGCGACAAGGATGGACATGCCCACTTTGATATTGCAGTAAGCGATACCAACAAGAACCAGCTTACGGTCACTTACCTGCAGGATGCGGTCTACCCGGCATTCAACCCGGCGGGAGACTCCATGATCTTTGTCCGGAGGGAAAACGCAAGCACCCGATTTGTCCTGAGCAAGATCCCCTTCAATAAGGATTTGAAGGCGGGACAATCCGAGGAACCGGTGGACATTTACGTTCCCGACGAAAAGCAGAAGTACTACAACATCTATAGTCCCAAATTCAGTCCCGATGGAAAGCGCATCGCCTTCAGCTACTTTGACGATGTGGTCCGAGGGATCGCAGTCATGGATGCGGACGGCAAGAATTTCAAGACCATCAGTAATCCCGAATTTGACGAACGTGACGTGAACTGGCTGGACAACCAGAAGATTGTCTTCTCCAGCAACCGCAATGGCATTTTCAACCTGATTGAAAAGAATGTGGACACCGGAGTGGAACATCCCCTGACCAACGTCATCGGCGGCGCCTTCACTCCCGTACTGGCAGGCGACACCCTTTACTACACCAACTACGACAAGGACGGTTTCTCCCTGTACAAGTTGGCCTACAGCATTTTCGTTCCCGCTTCCGCGGATACATCTATTACGGTTACCCCGCGAGACAGTACCATCCAGTTATCCGACACCACCTGGACCAATTGCGTTACAGGAACCTTGGATACAGCAGTCACAGATTCTGCAATCACAGACAGTACTCCTACTACGAACTGCGTACCCCAGCCGATTGTTGCCTTACGTGATAGCGTGATCCACATCTCCGATACGGTTCGCACCATCGTTCCCAAGGAAGGCACGAAAGAAATTGTCTTGACAGGAACTGTCCCCAAGCGTGTAACCAAGCAGCTGCAGCTGAACGATCTGGAATTTGCAGGCATCGAGCAGGACTACAAGCCCATTCCCAATGTTCCGCTGTTCGTACCTATGCTAGTGTTTAATGAAAACGCTCCGGACCTGACCGTCTTTGGGGAAGGTCAGCTGAAGGTCAAGGCGGGTCTAGCCGTTGTCCTGAGCGACCCCCTGAAAAAGAATACCGTACAGATGGGATTGTTACTGGAATTGGGTGCAGGAATTGACTACATCAACGCCAGCGGACTCAATCCCGAACAGGAAAAGGAATTCTTCGTCGCTTGGGAAAATCACAGTACTCCCATTGACCTGGGTCTTTCCTACACTTACGCAAACTACACCAGCAAGGATACCGTCCGTTACGAGGACGTTCGTGCCCACAACGGTGATAGCCTTGGCATTAGCCGTTACGCCGTTCCCATGCAGGCAATTACAGCCTCTGCAGGCTACAGCATCTTTAAGACCATCGATACCTTGCAAGTGGCATTGGGTTATGATTGGGCAAACTTCAACCTTTACGAAGATAGTTTTGAATGGACCTATCAGAAACGTTTAAGTGCTCTAGTGGCCTTAGGTCTTTATGGAGATTCCGAAGGCGAAGACGGCACGGGAATTAGCGGGCAAGGTGACGGTCTCTTCCTGTATTACCAGTACTCCAATAGCGATCTCTACCGTCCGGGAACCTTCGCTGAAAGTTTCACTGTCAACGCAAGCGGTGCCATCACCCCGAAGTATCGTAACTTCAATATTCACGAACTGGGACTCAATCTTTACGGAAGCATTCAGAGCCCCTGGACAGGCGCTCGCCTGGCTGCTGGCGGTAAGATTGCAGGCATCATCAGCTGGGATACGGACGCCAAGCAGGATACCCTGGACTCTTACTACTACCACGCTGTATTCCTGGAAGGTTACCCCTACCTGAGAAGTTCCGAAGACTACACATTGGCAGGAACGAAAACAGCCATCGCAGAAGTCCATTACCTGTTCCCCATTTACGACGACTGGCGCAAATCCGCCTGGATTTTCGGTACCCGCAGTCTGTACTTCGACTTGTTCGCCCAGATGGGTGCAGCTTGGAACAGCAAGTGGATCGATACAGAAAAGTTCACGGACCACAGGTTCTGGGATAGAAGCGTCGGTTTCAGCCTGAGAATGAGCAACAAGCTATTCTACAGCGTCCCGCTGGATATTTCCGTTACGCTGGCTAGAGGCTTGAGCCGTATCGGGGAAAACAAGGATCTGTCTGGGGGAAGAAAGCTCAACCCCATCGACCTCCCGTGGATTCCTGGAAGTGTAGCTCCCACCCGAATCAACTTTACCATCGGGATGGGTTTTGTGAACAGCTGGCAATAA
- a CDS encoding carbohydrate binding domain-containing protein, with product MDIELTSVKSQFFNEELMNFKKKAILGLSAAALAMMATACSDDSSNKPSTPADEPIVNPDPTVTDPTQDPTANDPTQDPTQTPTTGDSTTTPVDNTPATTITTPTGLGLLVDDFEDGNATSENIGPNAGWYTYSDVDNGGASVITTPENDDGYPTVTPADNGTQFGFKVNYTLDVGDYEYDPYVGWGVQVPEDDANAKFGGITYWYKGGAHEIHIEVSDVEDYDVHLMKFSASRVWKQAVVRFKDLTQGGWGVEVPFNAAHIKAISFQAKGSKTKVSSDSLFIDNIYLQDTSEVEKDQPDMTINPATPPKVTAYTEADIAISNPLQAKAMKYLDKGVNFTNWLENADGKFTEFKHGEADVKLLSESGFKSLRLPIDLDLYVTNRKAFLGDSTGATTLEFDDVALFTVLDSFVDWTKKYNMSFVIDYHEYDNSYNATSAKSATYLKMMAGVWQHVAEHYATNDREDLFFELLNEPDMTSGAVKAADWTLAAQGMIDAIRSVDTKHTILFGDIKWYSAEELAKRTELLKDDNTIYVIHTYEPFAFTHQGGSWTDYATIKNLPFPYDPEKWSTVSGDFGVVKSTKSYVKTAIKNYYKTGNKETIMNLVLKAKLWAAKNNVPVIINEFGALNLRSTAESRLNYLTAMREVSEALQVPLTHWGYTGNFSVVEDGKLIEGIAEALGLGQ from the coding sequence ATGGATATAGAATTAACTTCGGTTAAATCGCAGTTTTTCAATGAGGAACTCATGAACTTTAAGAAAAAAGCAATTCTCGGTCTCTCCGCAGCAGCATTGGCCATGATGGCAACCGCTTGTAGCGATGACTCCTCCAACAAGCCTAGCACTCCGGCCGATGAACCCATCGTAAATCCGGATCCGACCGTAACCGATCCGACACAGGACCCCACGGCAAACGATCCTACTCAGGATCCTACCCAGACTCCGACTACAGGTGATTCTACCACTACTCCCGTAGACAACACTCCTGCAACAACCATCACTACCCCCACAGGCTTGGGCCTTCTGGTAGACGACTTTGAAGACGGCAACGCCACCAGCGAAAACATCGGTCCCAATGCGGGCTGGTACACCTATAGCGACGTAGATAACGGTGGTGCATCCGTCATTACCACTCCGGAAAACGACGATGGCTACCCCACTGTAACTCCTGCCGATAACGGCACCCAGTTCGGTTTCAAGGTGAATTACACTCTGGACGTTGGCGACTACGAGTACGATCCGTATGTAGGTTGGGGCGTTCAGGTTCCCGAAGATGATGCCAACGCAAAGTTCGGCGGCATCACCTACTGGTACAAGGGCGGCGCACATGAAATTCACATTGAAGTTTCCGACGTGGAAGACTACGACGTACACTTGATGAAGTTCTCCGCTTCCCGCGTGTGGAAGCAGGCTGTAGTCCGCTTCAAGGACCTGACACAAGGCGGCTGGGGCGTAGAAGTTCCCTTCAATGCGGCTCATATCAAGGCTATCAGCTTCCAGGCCAAGGGCTCCAAGACCAAGGTTTCCTCCGACTCCCTGTTCATCGACAACATCTACCTGCAGGACACTTCCGAAGTGGAAAAGGACCAGCCGGACATGACCATCAATCCGGCAACTCCGCCTAAGGTGACCGCCTATACCGAAGCAGACATCGCTATCAGCAATCCCCTTCAGGCAAAGGCCATGAAGTATCTGGACAAGGGTGTCAACTTCACCAACTGGCTGGAAAATGCAGACGGCAAGTTCACTGAATTCAAACACGGCGAAGCTGACGTGAAACTCCTTTCCGAAAGTGGCTTCAAGAGCCTGCGCCTCCCCATTGACCTGGACCTGTACGTCACCAACCGTAAGGCATTCCTTGGAGACTCCACTGGCGCAACCACTCTGGAATTCGATGATGTAGCCCTGTTCACCGTACTGGACTCCTTCGTGGATTGGACCAAGAAATACAACATGTCCTTCGTCATTGACTATCACGAATACGACAACAGCTACAACGCAACTTCCGCAAAGAGCGCCACCTACCTGAAGATGATGGCAGGCGTATGGCAGCACGTTGCTGAACACTATGCTACAAACGATCGCGAAGACTTGTTCTTTGAATTGCTGAACGAACCGGATATGACCAGCGGCGCAGTCAAGGCCGCCGACTGGACTCTGGCAGCCCAGGGCATGATTGACGCCATCCGTTCTGTAGACACCAAGCACACCATCCTCTTCGGTGATATCAAGTGGTACTCTGCAGAAGAACTGGCAAAGCGTACCGAACTGCTGAAGGACGACAACACCATCTACGTCATCCACACCTACGAACCTTTCGCCTTCACTCATCAGGGCGGTTCCTGGACTGATTACGCCACCATCAAGAATCTGCCCTTCCCCTATGATCCTGAAAAGTGGTCCACCGTCTCTGGCGACTTCGGTGTAGTAAAGAGCACCAAGAGCTATGTGAAGACAGCCATCAAGAACTACTACAAGACAGGCAACAAGGAAACCATCATGAACCTTGTGCTGAAGGCAAAGCTGTGGGCAGCAAAGAACAATGTTCCCGTGATCATCAACGAATTCGGTGCATTGAACCTCCGCTCCACTGCTGAATCTCGCCTGAACTACCTCACCGCCATGCGTGAAGTGAGCGAAGCCCTGCAGGTTCCTCTGACCCACTGGGGTTACACCGGCAACTTCTCCGTTGTGGAAGATGGCAAGCTTATCGAAGGCATCGCAGAAGCCCTGGGTCTCGGCCAGTAA
- a CDS encoding nitroreductase family protein, producing MRFYSQLYHESVTYAPKRVADPIVLHWEKQNPGDRQYKGKSRIDLHPGEIPPWIYGSGDGLRPVGVYVVLRGRSLPDGIYAYDRDGRSGAPDVVGQLVRIGGKAEMESLLEAFPDKEFVKNTPILYVFTGILERSVWRYGESAYSQTQKDAGACIASVMLNEKSKGSKVFPLGGFVDDHLAVTLGLPSTEVPLACLAVFPEYSEMAFNSVDDGVGESAYSNRAEMDLTLGMAADVSAAYDAAARFPSRFMRQNRGECIDDLSKCIRVRRLATQALPGDEFPLTPVKYSNERYFDDLKNSEEAGQVVQKMKPFIRKGMDLDDFSSMLRWLELGHINLFGAGLLKIWVVIFDVMFVYPGVYRYIPVRKAIYMQSGQVVPRKFWKCHGVPAQAENCAYAVLLTADLDEACNLLGERAYRLLNMNAGYIAESLRLSGIVLRKTARNEHFYYQDEIRNLCGIPESESVLAEILVGK from the coding sequence ATGCGCTTTTATTCCCAGCTATATCATGAGTCTGTAACCTACGCTCCCAAGCGGGTGGCGGACCCTATTGTGCTGCACTGGGAAAAACAGAACCCTGGTGACCGGCAGTATAAGGGAAAATCACGTATTGACCTGCATCCTGGTGAAATTCCGCCCTGGATTTATGGTTCCGGGGATGGTTTGCGGCCCGTAGGCGTGTATGTGGTCCTTCGTGGAAGGTCTTTGCCGGATGGCATTTATGCCTATGATCGAGATGGACGTAGCGGGGCTCCCGATGTGGTGGGGCAGCTGGTGCGCATTGGCGGCAAGGCTGAAATGGAATCCTTGCTGGAAGCTTTCCCGGACAAGGAATTTGTGAAGAACACCCCGATTCTTTACGTTTTTACGGGAATTTTGGAGCGTTCCGTGTGGCGTTATGGCGAGAGTGCCTATTCCCAGACCCAGAAGGATGCAGGCGCTTGTATTGCTTCGGTAATGCTGAATGAAAAGTCCAAGGGATCTAAGGTATTTCCCTTAGGTGGATTTGTGGATGATCATTTGGCGGTGACTTTGGGATTGCCGTCTACGGAAGTTCCGCTGGCTTGTCTGGCCGTGTTTCCCGAGTATAGCGAGATGGCTTTCAACTCGGTGGATGATGGCGTCGGGGAATCCGCCTACTCCAATCGTGCGGAGATGGATTTGACCCTGGGGATGGCTGCGGATGTAAGTGCCGCCTATGATGCTGCCGCACGTTTTCCCTCACGATTCATGCGGCAAAACCGCGGGGAATGTATCGACGATCTTTCCAAATGTATCCGTGTGAGACGTCTGGCCACGCAGGCCCTGCCCGGCGATGAGTTTCCCCTGACACCGGTGAAGTATTCCAACGAACGGTACTTTGACGACCTGAAAAATTCCGAGGAAGCAGGTCAGGTTGTGCAAAAAATGAAGCCTTTCATCCGGAAGGGCATGGACCTGGACGATTTTTCCAGCATGTTGCGTTGGCTTGAACTTGGCCATATTAACCTGTTTGGAGCGGGTTTGCTGAAAATCTGGGTGGTTATTTTTGACGTGATGTTTGTGTATCCTGGCGTGTACCGCTATATTCCCGTACGCAAGGCCATCTATATGCAGTCTGGTCAGGTGGTTCCCCGAAAGTTCTGGAAATGCCATGGGGTTCCCGCCCAGGCGGAAAATTGTGCTTACGCAGTTCTGTTGACCGCAGACCTTGATGAAGCTTGTAACCTGCTGGGGGAACGTGCTTATCGCCTGCTGAACATGAATGCGGGCTACATCGCAGAATCCCTGCGACTGTCTGGAATAGTTCTGCGGAAAACTGCCCGAAACGAGCATTTCTACTATCAGGATGAAATCAGAAACCTTTGCGGAATTCCCGAAAGCGAAAGCGTACTGGCTGAAATACTCGTGGGGAAGTAG
- a CDS encoding LrgB family protein yields MNAIINSPLFGIFLTMAAFEVGVALNKKFKYSILNPLLIGLILIVGFLMITGISYDSYKVGGDYISILLGPATVVLAVPLYRQLGNLKKHWLPILAGIAVGSLTSIICVVISSKLVGLSETLMLSLVPKSITIPMGSVVSAQIGGIPSITIISIVITGITGAVTASVVCKFFRIKHKVAQGIAIGTASHALGTTRAMEIGETQGAMSSLAIGIAGIFTAVVAPLILKFIA; encoded by the coding sequence ATGAACGCTATCATTAATTCTCCCCTGTTCGGAATTTTCTTGACCATGGCCGCCTTCGAAGTGGGCGTGGCTTTGAATAAAAAGTTCAAGTACTCCATTCTGAACCCGCTGCTGATCGGCCTGATTTTGATCGTTGGTTTCCTGATGATCACCGGCATCAGCTACGACAGTTATAAGGTGGGTGGCGACTACATTTCCATTCTGCTAGGCCCCGCAACCGTTGTGCTGGCAGTTCCCCTCTACAGGCAGCTGGGCAACTTGAAAAAACACTGGCTCCCCATTTTGGCAGGCATTGCCGTAGGTAGCCTTACGTCCATTATTTGCGTGGTTATTTCTTCCAAGTTGGTGGGCCTTAGCGAAACCTTGATGCTCTCTCTGGTTCCCAAGTCCATTACCATCCCCATGGGTTCCGTGGTTTCCGCACAAATCGGCGGCATCCCCAGCATTACCATTATTTCCATCGTGATTACGGGAATTACCGGTGCAGTTACCGCCTCTGTGGTTTGCAAGTTTTTCCGCATTAAGCACAAGGTTGCCCAAGGCATTGCCATCGGTACCGCAAGCCACGCACTGGGCACAACCCGCGCCATGGAAATCGGAGAAACTCAAGGCGCAATGAGCTCCTTGGCCATCGGCATCGCCGGCATTTTCACCGCTGTGGTGGCACCACTGATTTTGAAATTTATTGCTTAG
- a CDS encoding CidA/LrgA family protein gives MRIPLQIAVIFAICLVGEFLYRVVGVPIPGNILGMVILLLLLCLKVLKPEQISGVSSFFLNHLALFFLPPSIAIMTVGDDILSQWPTLLILCIVLTIVTLAATGLTTQLLIGLQEKRQNIENLEDVEMKESTRGKK, from the coding sequence ATGAGAATACCGCTTCAAATTGCTGTTATTTTCGCCATTTGCCTGGTAGGCGAGTTTTTGTATCGTGTAGTAGGCGTTCCCATTCCAGGAAATATCCTTGGCATGGTCATCCTCCTACTATTACTTTGTCTTAAAGTTCTGAAACCCGAACAGATTTCCGGCGTTTCCAGTTTCTTTCTGAATCACCTGGCTTTATTTTTCTTGCCACCCAGCATTGCCATTATGACGGTAGGGGACGATATTCTCAGCCAGTGGCCCACCCTCCTGATTCTCTGCATCGTCCTAACCATCGTTACTCTTGCAGCGACAGGCCTAACAACCCAGCTATTGATTGGTCTTCAAGAGAAGCGACAGAACATTGAGAACCTTGAAGACGTTGAAATGAAAGAAAGCACCAGGGGTAAAAAATGA